Within the Candidatus Paceibacterota bacterium genome, the region TGATATTATTGAATGGAATGAGAATGTCAAAAAGTTCATTCAGCACGCACTTTCTCCGGCCAAGGTGTCTCGAATTGATATCGACGAAAAGACAAAATCCGCAATGGCTTTTGTTGCGGGAGATCAGTTATCGCTTGCGATCGGAAAACAGGGACAGAATGTCCGGCTTGCAGCAAAGCTGACCGGCTGGAAGATCGATGTTGTTGAGAAAAGAGAAAGCGACACCGAGAATGAGAGCAAGCAGGAAGCCGCTAAGGCCAACGATGACGTGGCGGTAAAAAGCGAAAAAACGGAAGCACCTGAAAAAGACGAAGAAAAGTCAGATGAGTCGAAGAAAAAGAAGAGAAAAAGCAAAAAAAATGCGGAATAAGTATTTGAAGGTCTGTTTTGGGTTTAATCAAATAATAACATAATCAAAAAAATGAGTACGACAATCGCAGAAGGAGCTTTAAGCGGGAATACCTTACTGTATTCTGCTCCGGTAGCCGCTATGATCGGTTTAGCGGTCGCAGTATATCTTGTTTATTATATTATGAAGCTTGATGCCGGGACTGACAGAATGAAGCAGATCGCATCGGCTATTCAGGAAGGTGCAATGGCATATCTGAAAAGACAATACAAGACCGTTGCTATAATCGCAGCTATATTGTCGGTCGTAATTGCCATTGCCATTAACGTCGAAACAGCGATCGCATTTGTGATCGGAGCGGTTATGTCCGCAGGCGCAGGATTTCTCGGTATGAGTATTTCAGTAAGAAGCAATGTGAGATGCGCAAACGCTGCAAAGGGAGGTATGAAAAAAGCTCTCGATGTAGCATTTAAGGGTGGCGCGGTTACAGGATTGTCGGTTGCAAGCCTTGCACTTCTCGGTGTCAGCGGTCTTTTTATATTTTTTGGAGCCAATGAAGGAGCTGTGGAAAAGATCGTAGGATTCGGTTTCGGCGCTTCGCTTATCAGCCTTTTCGCCAGGATAGGCGGAGGGATCTTCACTAAAGCGGCTGATGTCGGTACGGATCTTGTTGGAAAAGTTGAGGCGGGAATTCCGGAAGACGATCCAAGAAATCCCGGAGTCATTGCGGACAATGTCGGCGATAATGTCGGCGATTGCGCGGGTATGGCAGCTGACCTATTTGAGACCTATGCGGTCACTGCGCTTGGCGCAATGCTCATCGGAGTCACGGTTATCAGCACATATCCGAATGCGATCATATACCCCTTGGTCCTCGGTGCGGCTGCGATAATCGCTTCGATCGTCGGCATATTTTTTGTAAAACTCGGAAGATCCGGGAATATCATGGGCGCGATGTATAATGGTGCGATCATTGCAGGAGTTATATCTCTGCTGTTCTTTTATGAGATAACTGTAGTTTTGATGAAAGGTGATATGAATTTATTCATCAGCGCTCTTGTAGGTCTTGGCGTGACAGCGGCAATGATCATAATCACTGAGTATTATACTTCAACGGAATACGGTCCCGTCAGAGCGATCGCAAATGCTTCGGTTACCGGCCCCGGAACGAATGTTATCACGGGCCTTGCTGTCGGACTTCAGAGCACTGCATTGCCGGTGCTGGTGATATGCGCAGGAACATTGATCTCATATACTGTTATGGGAGGCGGAGTGCTTGGTCTATATGGCGTTTCCGTTGCAGCGGCAGCAATGTTGTCTGTTACGGGTATAATTATCGCTATAGATTCATATGGACCTATAACTGATAATGCCGGCGGAATTGCGGAAATGGCTGAATTATCCAAAGAGGTCAGGGACATAACCGATCCATTGGATGCTGTCGGAAATACGACAAAGGCGGTAACAAAAGGTTATGCGATCGGTTCAGCCGCGCTTGGCGCACTTGCGCTATATTCGGCATATAGCAGCGAGATAACGAAACTGAGCGGAGGAGTGCCATTGGAATTAAAACTTTCGGATCCCATGGTGCTTGTCGGGTTGCTTATCGGAGGCATGATACCATTCCTTTTCGCCAGCTTTCTGATGGGCGCAGTTGGAAGAGCCGCGACAACCATCGTTACGGAAATAAGAAGACAGTTTAAAGAAATTAAAGGCATAATGGATGGAACCGGAAAACCTGATTATGGACGATGTGTTGACATTGTTACAATAGCCGCTCAGAAAGAAATGATAATTCCGGGACTGCTTTCCGTACTTTCTCCGCTCGTGGTCGGTTTCATTCTCGGTCCGGTGGCATTGGGGGGCCTTCTTATTGGCGTGATCATTTCGGGTCTCTTGCTTGCTCTCATGATGACGACTGGAGGTGCTGCATGGGACAACGCAAAGAAATACATCGAATCAGGTCATCTTGGAGGCAAGAAATTGCCGGATGGAAGCAAAAACCCGACGCATGCAGCCGCTGTTGTGGGTGATACGGTCGGAGATCCGACAAAAGATACAGCAGGCCCCGCGATCAATCCGTTGATCAAAGTAATGAACATTGTTGCCATATTATTCGCTGCTGCCATACTGAAATACCATATCTTCGGATAGTTGAAATAATACTATCGCAGAATAGGCAATATTAACGACTGAATTAACTAAAATAATGCATGAGTAAAAAAACGAAATTCAGCAATACTGCATATTTGTTGTTATCATTGTCGTTTTTATCGGCCATAATCTATGACGTAAGAATAGTATCTATCGAACAAATAAGCGAATATTTCGGTTTTATTCCCTATATTCCATATTTATTTATTTTTACGATTATCGTTTCGCTATTCGCATCTCAAAAAATAATCGATCTTTATGAAAAAAGTGCAATGTCGTATTGGGAAGACCTTATCTTAATATTCCCAAGTATTATTATTACGCTGATTTCATATTCGTTATTATTTTCATTTCACATTATTTCTTTCGAAATAGCCTCAGACAAAATGGTATATCTGTTTATGTTTTGGTTTTTTGTTTATAAACTCGGAATAAGTGCTAAAATACATAGAAGAGAAGACCTCTCAGATAAATAATTAAATTACTAAATAATAAATATAATGAAAATATCGGTTAAAAAGCTTCCAAAGTCATTGGTCGAAATATCGGTCGAGGTCGGGAGCGAAGAGATGTCTAAGAATATGGATGCTTCAGCGAAGAAAATGGCGGCGGCGGGTACATTTGACGGTTTCAGACAGGGAAAAGCTCCGGTTGATGTCGTTTATCAGAGGATTGGCAAGCAGAAGATATTTGAGGATGCTGTTCAGACGACGATCGAAAGATCATATGGCAGCGCGGTAAAAGACAATAAGCTGATCCCGATCGGTTATCCGAAAGCTGAGATCAAAAAAGCGGCTATCGGGAATGAGCTGATCTTCGATCTTGTTGTAACTGTACTTCCGGAAGTTAGATTGGGAGATTATAGCAAGATAAAAGGAAAGGCAGAGGCGAAAAAAGTTACAAGCGAGGACGTTGAAACTGAGCTTAAGGCGCTGCAAAAAAAACGCGCAAAATATATCACAAAAGAAGAGCCGGCTTCAAAAGGCGACAGAATTGAGATCGATTTTGAGTCGAGGTTGAACGGCGTAAAGGTTGAGGGCGGAGAAAGCAAGAATCATCCATTGGTTCTTGGCAACGGGATGTTCGTTCCAGGTTTTGAAGATAATCTCGCGGGCATGAAGAAAGATGAATCGAAAGAATTCAATATTATATTTCCAAAGGATTATTATAAAAAAGAGCTTGCTGAAAAGAATGTGAATTTCAAAGTTACTATGAAGCTGGTTCAGAAGGTCGAGCTTCCGGAGCTTAATGATGAGTTTGCGAAGTCTATCGGTAAATTTGACACTCTCGAAATCCTCAAAAAGAACATTGAAGAGGGGATCAGCATGGAGGAGAAAATGAAAGCAAAAAATGAGATCAGAAAAAAACTTATCGATGAGATCGTTGAATCGTCTAAAACCGAGATCCCGGATGTTTTGATAGAGTCGGAAAAGGATAATATGATTCATGAATTGGAACATAATGTATCTCATATGGGAGTTGAGTTCGACATATACCTCAAAAGTGTGAATACGAGCATAGAAAAATTACGGTCCGAATGGTCCGAGCAGGCTGAGAAAAGAGTTAAGGCGAATCTTGTGATTGGAGAGATCGCCAAAAAAGAAGAAATAAAAGCTACTGAACAGGAGATAGAAGAAAAGGCGAACGAAACGCTGAGATGTTATCCGAACGAGGAAGAAGTGAGAAAAAAAATAGATATAAACAAGTTTAAAGACTATATTGCAGGAACTATCATAAATGAGAAAGTTTTTGAACTCCTGGAAGACATCGCACAAAGGAATGCCAAATAAAAAAAATAGGCAAGCACGTTTTTATTATGCTTCCCTATATGAAACGCCCGAAATATCATTGATATGGACCCATCCTTTGTGAGTCTGGTATTTGTTAGCGTCGAGCTTGAGATAGACTATGTTGTTTTCGATTTTTAATATGACGCCTTCCAGTTTATGGCCCCCGGACAAAAGCAGGGTTATATCAAACTTATTGCTTGCGAGAGCCTTGAGTTCTTTCAATGCAGTTTTGGTTGCTTTCATTCGATTATCCTCCGTATCGATAAAAAGAACGTAACACAACTTAATTAATTTGTCAATAGCATGTTTTGTAATAAACATTGAGTGAGCGTATGTAGTTTTATAAAAATACACTTTAAATAAAATAAAATAAATAATATGAATCTGATACCAACAGTCATTGAAAAGACGAATTATGGAGAAAGAGCTTATGACATATATTCCAGGCTTCTGAAGGAAAGGATCATTTTTCTGGGCGGCCCGATCGATGATAGTGTGGCAAATACGATCATCGCGCAACTCCTATTCCTGGAAAAACAGGATCCGAAATCCGATGTGATGTTTTACATAAATTCTCCAGGAGGTGTTGTGACCTCGGCGCTGGCGATCTATGACACCATGAACTATATCAAGTGCGATGTCTCGACGGTTTGCGTCGGCATGGCAGCTTCGGCAGCATCGCTGCTTCTTTCAAGTGGAGCGAAAGGAAAGAGACTTATCCTTCCAAATGCCGAGGTTTTGATCCATCAGGTGATGGGTGGCGCTGAAGGACAAGCAAGTGATATCGATATTTCGGCGCGACACATTCTGAAAATGAAAGAGAGGCTGAATAAGATCCTGGCGCACAACACGGATCAGCCGATCGAGAAGATCGAGAAAGATTCGGACAGGGATTTCTACATGACCGCGGAAGAAGCTAAGAAATACGGGATCGTGGATAAGATATTGAAATAGATTTAGAGGACGCATATGCGTCCCTAGTTTAAAATGTTAGTTAAAAATAATGAAATATAAATTCAATGATCTATTTGATGAAAGTGATGGAACTTTAATGCCCAAAAAAACTATTAAATTAAAATCCGTTACTCTCAGTCCATCAATAACCTTTAAAAAGGGAGTCTCATTTAGCGGAATAGATATATTTGATTTTAAAGATATGGATATTGAAGCGGAGGACGTAGGGGGAACATTAGTCATTAAAGGTTTTTATAAACATGGACAATAGAGAAGAACAATTTATACCACTGGAAAATATACCAGAAAAGCCAACAAAAAACGAAATTAAGGAAATGGATCAATTTGGAAAGCGATTGGACGAAATAGAAAAGAAAAGAGAACTTATTGATGAAAAAGTAACACGGATCGGAATATCGATAAACGATTCCGAAAAACGTATTGAAAAAACGACAACTTTTATGATGTTTGTTGCAGGCGCTATCTTGATATCTTTTTCACTTGCATTTGTCACCTTATCATTCGAATACTATAAACGAAATGAGGATAACCTAAATAAGTTGACATCAAGGATTGAGTCATTGGAGGAAAAGAAGTTTGAGAATGTAATTAATTCGTATGATATTCAAAGGTCAAATGAATTGAAGTTAATTACAGATGTTATTCAACAACATCAAACTGATAATGAGGTATTTAGAAATTGTTTAAAAAATAAAAGATATTGGCAATACGAAGAGTGTGCCGAGTAGGTGATACTAAATTATGATAATTGAATTATTTTGAAAATTATTAAAT harbors:
- a CDS encoding sodium-translocating pyrophosphatase, translated to MSTTIAEGALSGNTLLYSAPVAAMIGLAVAVYLVYYIMKLDAGTDRMKQIASAIQEGAMAYLKRQYKTVAIIAAILSVVIAIAINVETAIAFVIGAVMSAGAGFLGMSISVRSNVRCANAAKGGMKKALDVAFKGGAVTGLSVASLALLGVSGLFIFFGANEGAVEKIVGFGFGASLISLFARIGGGIFTKAADVGTDLVGKVEAGIPEDDPRNPGVIADNVGDNVGDCAGMAADLFETYAVTALGAMLIGVTVISTYPNAIIYPLVLGAAAIIASIVGIFFVKLGRSGNIMGAMYNGAIIAGVISLLFFYEITVVLMKGDMNLFISALVGLGVTAAMIIITEYYTSTEYGPVRAIANASVTGPGTNVITGLAVGLQSTALPVLVICAGTLISYTVMGGGVLGLYGVSVAAAAMLSVTGIIIAIDSYGPITDNAGGIAEMAELSKEVRDITDPLDAVGNTTKAVTKGYAIGSAALGALALYSAYSSEITKLSGGVPLELKLSDPMVLVGLLIGGMIPFLFASFLMGAVGRAATTIVTEIRRQFKEIKGIMDGTGKPDYGRCVDIVTIAAQKEMIIPGLLSVLSPLVVGFILGPVALGGLLIGVIISGLLLALMMTTGGAAWDNAKKYIESGHLGGKKLPDGSKNPTHAAAVVGDTVGDPTKDTAGPAINPLIKVMNIVAILFAAAILKYHIFG
- the tig gene encoding trigger factor, whose protein sequence is MKISVKKLPKSLVEISVEVGSEEMSKNMDASAKKMAAAGTFDGFRQGKAPVDVVYQRIGKQKIFEDAVQTTIERSYGSAVKDNKLIPIGYPKAEIKKAAIGNELIFDLVVTVLPEVRLGDYSKIKGKAEAKKVTSEDVETELKALQKKRAKYITKEEPASKGDRIEIDFESRLNGVKVEGGESKNHPLVLGNGMFVPGFEDNLAGMKKDESKEFNIIFPKDYYKKELAEKNVNFKVTMKLVQKVELPELNDEFAKSIGKFDTLEILKKNIEEGISMEEKMKAKNEIRKKLIDEIVESSKTEIPDVLIESEKDNMIHELEHNVSHMGVEFDIYLKSVNTSIEKLRSEWSEQAEKRVKANLVIGEIAKKEEIKATEQEIEEKANETLRCYPNEEEVRKKIDINKFKDYIAGTIINEKVFELLEDIAQRNAK
- a CDS encoding ATP-dependent Clp protease proteolytic subunit; translation: MNLIPTVIEKTNYGERAYDIYSRLLKERIIFLGGPIDDSVANTIIAQLLFLEKQDPKSDVMFYINSPGGVVTSALAIYDTMNYIKCDVSTVCVGMAASAASLLLSSGAKGKRLILPNAEVLIHQVMGGAEGQASDIDISARHILKMKERLNKILAHNTDQPIEKIEKDSDRDFYMTAEEAKKYGIVDKILK